In Solea senegalensis isolate Sse05_10M linkage group LG6, IFAPA_SoseM_1, whole genome shotgun sequence, one genomic interval encodes:
- the cusr gene encoding uncharacterized protein cusr isoform X1: MYLLTGVLIFSLLDAISCIQFRAPLNMAGVTGQVQFDSTSQTAIVTVSGAGSCGPVKMSLSEFPVMFGQFAQPCSEANIGPIIFNFTADPASNSTVNVSSLFEQRPHLDDFSLTLQTCDGTKVCTVVSQGQTSLTRQARFTGPIAGNVYIRLNMGETNPRLLADLITIGQVDASQTNITLFGSTSTAASCDVLLGSLDVSTLTSLGIVKVGTPLQPEKSRLDITKNPSPGFLLFHMGSSYKCSQIYHVPGKQVTAIVNMKGIKGYFSFQQASSFDVTEMRVNLTNLQSRVGPYHVHLFPVPSFTFSAASQCSNDNVGGHWNPFDVNTNDPTYPKVPGSTHDKYEIGDLSTKHVSLAGKDEINMVFLDFNLPLFGQNSIVGRSVVIHQTNGARYVCASISYPGEVIVARARFQSPVVGEIWFTQLQNNPLSDVSIFMDLSYGNPTQTPTRNHNWHVHTYPISSDRDDDERHCSTVGGHWNPFNINTGDSSYAIHCGSASPLSCEVADLSSKHSPINLGTRVGGVDTKHFFTDVTSWLPESGFIGRSVVIHEADGGGPRIACANVTIMRVHKASLGNWSGPGVSIGQVWFSQAGPQSPTTINVSLINLNALAGGYHVHMLPVKHGSVKPCSDANVMGHFNPLDISNSPTPGTGTVDQYEIGDISGKFGMLDGLSHSEALYMDNDIQLTGPYSIVGRSLVVHYANGSRMRCADISHERNSEGQWTIAKAIFNGTVTGTVQLSQQMFPDGSSSDTTLLVTLQSSRLNTPEASLFITNSRTGRQCNNAGDTYNPFNMTSGHSGCSLANPLCCVVGEISARQGSVSLTKRQLFTDCIIQLSGDNTVVHKSLMLKNGDSVIACADIIPESPAAEQTFPTVTEFSRYDFRRRVASTLVVEIARVTILSSSPQSVVGRKCQRVNFMVSGNVSPELLKSVKTSEKMGKYRESDSCASSAVMPLVPGGFLLALAFAAACLLPSAAYL; this comes from the exons ATGTACCTCCTGACAGGAGTCCTTATATTTTCCTTACTTG ATGCTATTTCCTGTATTCAGTTTCGGGCGCCTCTGAACATGGCAGGAGTCACAGGGCAGGTGCAGTTTGATTCTACATCCCAGACAGCCATTGTCACAGTATCTGGTGCAGGATCATGTGGGCCAGTTAAAATGTCTCTCAGTGAATTCCCCGTCATGTTTGGCCAATTTGCTCAACCTTGTTCAGAGGCAAACATTGGCCCCATCATATTTAACTTCACAGCTGATCCTGCATCAAACTCCACTGTTAATGTGTCAAGCCTCTTTGAACAACGTCCACACTTGGATGACTTCTCACTGACTTTGCAGACATGTGACGGCACTAAAGTATGCACTGTTGTAAGTCAAGGTCAAACTTCTTTGACCCGTCAGGCCAGGTTTACTGGCCCTATTGCCGGTAATGTTTACATTCGCCTCAATATGGGAGAGACCAACCCTAGGCTTCTTGCAGACCTAATTACAATTGGTCAGGTTGATGCCTCCCAAACCAATATCACTCTCTTTGGATCTACGAGCACTGCAGCAAGCTGTGATGTTCTACTTGGAAGCTTAGACGTCTCCACTTTGACTAGTTTGGGGATAGTCAAAGTTGGAACCCCTTTGCAACCCGAGAAATCACGTCTGGACATTACGAAAAACCCCAGCCCTGGTTTCCTTCTTTTCCACATGGGGTCAAGTTACAAGTGCTCTCAGATTTATCACGTGCCAGGGAAACAGGTGACTGCTATTGTGAATATGAAAGGGATCAAAGGATACTTTAGCTTCCAACAGGCCTCCAGTTTTGATGTGACAGAGATGCGGGTCAACCTGACTAACTTGCAGAGCAGAGTCGGCCCTTACCATGTCCACCTGTTTCCTGTCCCTTCATTCACATTCTCTGCAGCAAGCCAGTGTTCAAATGACAATGTGGGTGGCCACTGGAACCCATTTGATGTCAACACTAATGACCCAACATACCCAAAAGTTCCTGGGTCAACACACGACAAGTATGAGATTGGAGATCTAAGCACCAAACACGTGTCCCTCGCAGGTAAAGATGAGATCAATATGGTGTTCTTGGATTTCAACCTTCCTCTCTTTGGACAGAACAGTATTGTGGGACGCTCAGTGGTTATTCACCAAACAAATGGTGCCAGGTATGTTTGTGCCAGCATCAGCTACCCCGGTGAAGTTATTGTTGCCAGAGCCAGATTTCAGAGCCCTGTGGTCGGCGAGATCTGGTTCACCCAACTACAGAACAACCCTTTGTCTGACGTATCCATCTTTATGGATCTGTCATATGGAAATCCCACACAGACACCAACCAGAAATCACAATTGGCATGTTCACACCTACCCCATTAGCTCAGAcagggatgatgatgagagacaCTGCAGCACGGTAGGGGGACACTGGAATCCCTTTAACATCAACACTGGAGACAGCAGCTATGCCATCCATTGTGGCTCAGCCAGTCCCTTATCCTGTGAGGTGGCAGACCTCTCCAGCAAACACAGCCCCATCAACCTTGGCACCAGGGTGGGTGGAGTAGacacaaaacactttttcaccgatgtcacttcctggttgCCTGAGTCAGGTTTTATTGGTCGTTCTGTGGTCATCCATGAAGCAGATGGAGGAGGGCCAAGGATTGCTTGTGCCAATGTTACAATAATGCGGGTCCACAAAGCTAGCTTGGGAAACTGGTCTGGCCCTGGGGTGTCCATTGGCCAAGTGTGGTTCTCCCAAGCTGGCCCGCAAAGCCCTACGACTATTAATGTATCTTTGATTAACTTGAATGCCTTAGCAGGAGGCTATCATGTTCATATGTTGCCAGTGAAACATGGCAGTGTAAAGCCCTGCTCCGATGCAAACGTCATGGGTCACTTCAACCCATTGGACATAtcaaactctcccacaccaggaACTGGTACTGTGGACCAGTATGAAATTGGAGACATCAGTGGAAAGTTTGGGATGCTGGATGGCCTCAGCCACTCTGAGGCTCTTTACATGGACAATGATATCCAATTAACTGGACCCTACAGCATAGTGGGAAGGTCACTGGTGGTTCACTATGCCAATGGATCAAG AATGAGGTGTGCCGACATTTCACATGAAAGAAATTCAGAAGGACAATGGACTATTGCCAAGGCTATATTCAACGGTACAGTGACTGGAACAGTTCAATTG AGCCAGCAGATGTTTCCTGATGGGAGTAGCAGTGATACCACACTCTTGGTCACCCTTCAATCATCGAGGCTAAAT ACACCTGAGGCATCCTTGTTCATCACAAACAGCCGCACAGGCAGACAGTGTAACAACGCGGGAGACACGTACAACCCCTTCAACATGACATCGGGG CACTCTGGATGTTCATTAGCAAAccctctgtgctgtgtggtgGGGGAAATATCTGCGAGGCAAGGCTCGGTCAGTCTGACCAAGAGGCAACTCTTCACTGACTGCATCATCCAGCTCTCTGGAGACAACACAG TGGTCCATAAATCTCTCATGCTGAAGAATGGAGACAGCGTCATTGCATGCGCTGACATTATCCCAGAATCCcctgcagcagagcagacaTTTCCCACTGTGACTGAgttcagcag ATACGACTTCCGTAGGAGAGTTGCAAGTACCCTGGTGGTGGAAATAGCAAGAGTCACCATCCTGTCCAGCTCTCCCCAGTCTGTAGTGGGACGAAAGTGTCAGCGAGTCAACTTCATGGTGTCTG GGAATGTCAGCCCAGAACTTCTCAAGTCTGTCAAAACCAGTGAGAAGATGGGCAAATACAGGGAGTCAGACTCATGTGCAA GTAGTGCAGTTATGCCTCTGGTGCCAGGAGGTTTTCTTCTTGCCTTGGCGTTTGCTGCCGCCTGCCTGCTGCCATCTGCAGCTTATTTATAG
- the cusr gene encoding uncharacterized protein cusr isoform X2, whose product MYLLTGVLIFSLLDAISCIQFRAPLNMAGVTGQVQFDSTSQTAIVTVSGAGSCGPVKMSLSEFPVMFGQFAQPCSEANIGPIIFNFTADPASNSTVNVSSLFEQRPHLDDFSLTLQTCDGTKVCTVVSQGQTSLTRQARFTGPIAGNVYIRLNMGETNPRLLADLITIGQVDASQTNITLFGSTSTAASCDVLLGSLDVSTLTSLGIVKVGTPLQPEKSRLDITKNPSPGFLLFHMGSSYKCSQIYHVPGKQVTAIVNMKGIKGYFSFQQASSFDVTEMRVNLTNLQSRVGPYHVHLFPVPSFTFSAASQCSNDNVGGHWNPFDVNTNDPTYPKVPGSTHDKYEIGDLSTKHVSLAGKDEINMVFLDFNLPLFGQNSIVGRSVVIHQTNGARYVCASISYPGEVIVARARFQSPVVGEIWFTQLQNNPLSDVSIFMDLSYGNPTQTPTRNHNWHVHTYPISSDRDDDERHCSTVGGHWNPFNINTGDSSYAIHCGSASPLSCEVADLSSKHSPINLGTRVGGVDTKHFFTDVTSWLPESGFIGRSVVIHEADGGGPRIACANVTIMRVHKASLGNWSGPGVSIGQVWFSQAGPQSPTTINVSLINLNALAGGYHVHMLPVKHGSVKPCSDANVMGHFNPLDISNSPTPGTGTVDQYEIGDISGKFGMLDGLSHSEALYMDNDIQLTGPYSIVGRSLVVHYANGSRMRCADISHERNSEGQWTIAKAIFNGTVTGTVQLSQQMFPDGSSSDTTLLVTLQSSRLNTPEKPVSETEETLATQKDPHQ is encoded by the exons ATGTACCTCCTGACAGGAGTCCTTATATTTTCCTTACTTG ATGCTATTTCCTGTATTCAGTTTCGGGCGCCTCTGAACATGGCAGGAGTCACAGGGCAGGTGCAGTTTGATTCTACATCCCAGACAGCCATTGTCACAGTATCTGGTGCAGGATCATGTGGGCCAGTTAAAATGTCTCTCAGTGAATTCCCCGTCATGTTTGGCCAATTTGCTCAACCTTGTTCAGAGGCAAACATTGGCCCCATCATATTTAACTTCACAGCTGATCCTGCATCAAACTCCACTGTTAATGTGTCAAGCCTCTTTGAACAACGTCCACACTTGGATGACTTCTCACTGACTTTGCAGACATGTGACGGCACTAAAGTATGCACTGTTGTAAGTCAAGGTCAAACTTCTTTGACCCGTCAGGCCAGGTTTACTGGCCCTATTGCCGGTAATGTTTACATTCGCCTCAATATGGGAGAGACCAACCCTAGGCTTCTTGCAGACCTAATTACAATTGGTCAGGTTGATGCCTCCCAAACCAATATCACTCTCTTTGGATCTACGAGCACTGCAGCAAGCTGTGATGTTCTACTTGGAAGCTTAGACGTCTCCACTTTGACTAGTTTGGGGATAGTCAAAGTTGGAACCCCTTTGCAACCCGAGAAATCACGTCTGGACATTACGAAAAACCCCAGCCCTGGTTTCCTTCTTTTCCACATGGGGTCAAGTTACAAGTGCTCTCAGATTTATCACGTGCCAGGGAAACAGGTGACTGCTATTGTGAATATGAAAGGGATCAAAGGATACTTTAGCTTCCAACAGGCCTCCAGTTTTGATGTGACAGAGATGCGGGTCAACCTGACTAACTTGCAGAGCAGAGTCGGCCCTTACCATGTCCACCTGTTTCCTGTCCCTTCATTCACATTCTCTGCAGCAAGCCAGTGTTCAAATGACAATGTGGGTGGCCACTGGAACCCATTTGATGTCAACACTAATGACCCAACATACCCAAAAGTTCCTGGGTCAACACACGACAAGTATGAGATTGGAGATCTAAGCACCAAACACGTGTCCCTCGCAGGTAAAGATGAGATCAATATGGTGTTCTTGGATTTCAACCTTCCTCTCTTTGGACAGAACAGTATTGTGGGACGCTCAGTGGTTATTCACCAAACAAATGGTGCCAGGTATGTTTGTGCCAGCATCAGCTACCCCGGTGAAGTTATTGTTGCCAGAGCCAGATTTCAGAGCCCTGTGGTCGGCGAGATCTGGTTCACCCAACTACAGAACAACCCTTTGTCTGACGTATCCATCTTTATGGATCTGTCATATGGAAATCCCACACAGACACCAACCAGAAATCACAATTGGCATGTTCACACCTACCCCATTAGCTCAGAcagggatgatgatgagagacaCTGCAGCACGGTAGGGGGACACTGGAATCCCTTTAACATCAACACTGGAGACAGCAGCTATGCCATCCATTGTGGCTCAGCCAGTCCCTTATCCTGTGAGGTGGCAGACCTCTCCAGCAAACACAGCCCCATCAACCTTGGCACCAGGGTGGGTGGAGTAGacacaaaacactttttcaccgatgtcacttcctggttgCCTGAGTCAGGTTTTATTGGTCGTTCTGTGGTCATCCATGAAGCAGATGGAGGAGGGCCAAGGATTGCTTGTGCCAATGTTACAATAATGCGGGTCCACAAAGCTAGCTTGGGAAACTGGTCTGGCCCTGGGGTGTCCATTGGCCAAGTGTGGTTCTCCCAAGCTGGCCCGCAAAGCCCTACGACTATTAATGTATCTTTGATTAACTTGAATGCCTTAGCAGGAGGCTATCATGTTCATATGTTGCCAGTGAAACATGGCAGTGTAAAGCCCTGCTCCGATGCAAACGTCATGGGTCACTTCAACCCATTGGACATAtcaaactctcccacaccaggaACTGGTACTGTGGACCAGTATGAAATTGGAGACATCAGTGGAAAGTTTGGGATGCTGGATGGCCTCAGCCACTCTGAGGCTCTTTACATGGACAATGATATCCAATTAACTGGACCCTACAGCATAGTGGGAAGGTCACTGGTGGTTCACTATGCCAATGGATCAAG AATGAGGTGTGCCGACATTTCACATGAAAGAAATTCAGAAGGACAATGGACTATTGCCAAGGCTATATTCAACGGTACAGTGACTGGAACAGTTCAATTG AGCCAGCAGATGTTTCCTGATGGGAGTAGCAGTGATACCACACTCTTGGTCACCCTTCAATCATCGAGGCTAAAT ACACCTGAGAAGCCAGTGTCTGAGACAGAGGAAACACTGGCAACACAAAAAGATCCACATCAATAG